In Bos indicus isolate NIAB-ARS_2022 breed Sahiwal x Tharparkar chromosome 19, NIAB-ARS_B.indTharparkar_mat_pri_1.0, whole genome shotgun sequence, the following proteins share a genomic window:
- the TSPOAP1 gene encoding peripheral-type benzodiazepine receptor-associated protein 1 isoform X6, which translates to MEQLTSLPSLGDPGNMERWALPAWQSWTPGRGGDAGGASPSMAGTTTDLRVGELRPEESSEPEGARSPGPVGGMEPGRTGTGLPSPARGALSSGPGCQRLEDPEAEAFSKGKLKMGFGDRPNLELLRAMGELQQRCAILKEENQMLRKSSFPETEEKVRRLKRKNAELAVIAKRLEERARKLQETNLRVVSAPMLSPGASLELCRKTLARQRARDLSETASALLAKDKQIAALQRECRELQARLTLAGKEGPQWLHVRDFDRLLRESQREVLRLQRQIALRNQREPPSPPRPPGPSVPARAGAPAPGAPGEATPQEDVENPAVVLGEPEKQQRVQQLESELSKKRKKCESLEQEARKKQRRCEELELQLKAAQNENARLVEENSRLSGRATEKEKVEWENAELRGQLLGVTQERDSALLKSQGLQSKLESLEQVLKHMREVTQRRQQLEVEHEQARLSLQEKREEVRRLQQAQAEAQREHEGAVQLLESTLDSMQVRVRELEEQCRSQTERFSLLARELQAFRLHPGPLDLLTSALGCGAPGDSPPHPCCCSTPQPCRGSGPKDLDLPPASPGRCTPKSSETASATLAGVSRRTPAKRAESLSNSSRSESIHNSPKSCPTPEVDTASEVEELEADSVSLLPAVAEGGRGGARVQVFLARYSYNPFEGPNENPEAELPLTAGEYIYIYGSMDEDGFFEGELMDGRRGLVPSNFVERVSDDDLLASLPPELADLSHSSGPELSFLSGGGGGSSSGGQSSGGRSQPRPEDEAAGEVPSPSPPPEGLGEPPAVPYPRRLAVLKQLAHSVVLAWEPPPERVELCGYHVCVNGELRQALGSGAPPTAVLENLDLQAGPLRVSVQALTSRGGSDPLRCCLLLGARARVAPSQLRVHRLTATSAEIAWVPSNSSLAHAVYLNGEECPPARPSTYWATFCHLRPGTLYQARVEAQLPPRGSWEPGGERPEPRAATLQFTTLPAGPPDAPLDVQVEPGPSPGILIISWLPVTIDAAGTSNGVRVTGYAVYADGQKIMEVASPTAGSVLVELAQLQLLQACRAVAVRTMSPHGESADSLPAPVPPALPEASWPARVPCACPRPGPEARPPLAPASPGLGDPSSHLRYPDPRGAQEPPGAPPASPPREMAGGSSEEPPAPVSQEQAGAAVLGASGDGKASEPVLGECVPGPATSSVAKEDTEQTAGEACLAPGTTQGALAQRLPCAQACRGGDAGSGLRPRAEEDAAELGVRPGNSLVDQGRNSDLSDIQEEEEEEEEELSVITCSFPKQVAGHSIGGQGAKPQPQPDPFCETDSDEEILEQILEPPLQHFRSKKLFSIPEEEEEEEAEEEEEEEEEAEAGEAVKEEKGPGAGSASRDPGPPAPLPPGLGCDGARPRGPGLCASSPQPCRAGDRPEDPLGLVGGSSWRKGSGSPEKPPGRRRSPDPREHCSRLLSNGGGGSQAPGRAPGPARERGGPAAAEGPRAPPDAGGRARPAPSRKCPRGRAPEPEPGLASCLSPKCLEISIEYDSEDEQETGGGDMSIANSGCLGDGEAWGAAPVGRPRAPPKAGSGPHPYPYSPAWEKGEPERRGRSATGRAKEPPARAAESGEPRGLESPGQSGSQRRRGWAPRPGSTELAPPRSPPEASLALRDLPVRVFVALFDYDPVSMSPNPDAGEEELPFREGQILKVFGDKDADGFYQGEGGGRWGYIPCNMVAEVAVDSPAGTQQLLQRGHLSPEVLAEGSGNGLFVYSAAHTAGPPPKPRRSKKAEWEGPAQPCAGPPALASSAGLKAPHSMVAAFDYNPRESSPNMDVEAELPFRAGDVITVFGAMDDDGFYYGELNGQRGLVPSNFLEGPGPEAGGSDREPGAAPSEGQRTRRRRVQC; encoded by the exons ATGGAGCAACTGACATCCCTTCCATCGCTGGGGGACCCCGGAAACATGGAGCGGTGGGCACTGCCCGCCTGGCAGAGCTGGACTCCAGGCCGGGGGGGTGATGCTGGAGGTGCATCCCCAAGCATGGCTGGTACCACCACAGATCTGCGTGTTGGAGAACTGAGGCCTGAGGAGAGTTCCGAGCCTGAGGGAGCCCGAAGCCCGGGGCCTGTGGGGGGCATGGAGCCTGGAAGAACAGGAACTGGGCTGCCCAGCCCTGCACGGGGAGCCTTGAGCTCCGGACCCGGCTGTCAGAGGCTGGAGGACCCGGAGGCAGAGGCTTTCTCTAAG GGCAAGCTGAAAATGGGCTTCGGGGACAGGCCCAATCTGGAGCTGCTGAGGGCCATGGGGGAGCTGCAGCAGCGCTGTGCCATCCTTAAGGAGGAGAACCAGATGCTG AGGAAGAGCAGCTTCCCAGAGACGGAGGAGAAGGTGCGGAGGCTGAAGCGGAAGAATGCCGAGCTGGCGGTCATTGCCAAGCGCCTGGAGGAGAGGGCCCGAAAGCTGCAGGAGACTAACCTAAGGGTG GTGAGTGCTCCCATGCTCAGTCCAGGGGCCAGCTTGGAGTTGTGCCGGAAGACCCTGGCACGCCAACGAGCCCGGGACCTCAGTGAGACAGCCAGCGCCCTGTTGGCCAAGGACAAGCAGATTGCTGCCTTGCAGCGGGAGTGCAGGGAGCTGCAGGCCAGGCTCACCCTGGCAGGCAAG GAGGGCCCCCAGTGGCTCCACGTGCGGGACTTCGACCGGCTGCTGCGCGAGTCCCAGCGGGAGGTGCTGCGGCTGCAGAGGCAGATCGCTCTGCGCAACCAGAGGGAGCCGCCCTCGCCGCCCCGGCCCCCGGGCCCCTCTGTCCCGGCCAGAGCAGGGGCGCCCGCCCCGGGGGCCCCGGGAGAG GCCACACCCCAGGAGGATGTGGAAAACCCTGCTGTGGTCCTAGGGGAGCCAGAGAAACAGCAGAGGGTGCAGCAACTG GAATCAGAGCTCagcaagaagaggaagaaatgcgAGAGTCTGGAGCAGGAAGCCCGGAAAAAGCAGAGGCGATGTGAGGAGCTG GAACTGCAGCTCAAGGCAGCCCAGAACGAGAATGCCCGCCTCGTGGAGGAGAACTCTCGGCTCAGTGGGAGAGCCACGGAGAAGGAGAAG GTGGAGTGGGAGAATGCAGAGCTGAGGGGCCAGCTCCTGGGGGTGACACAGGAGAGGGACTCGGCCCTTCTCAAGAGCCAAGGCCTGCAGAGCAAGCTGGAGAGCTTGGAGCAGGTGCTGAAG CACATGCGGGAGGTGACCcagcggcggcagcagctggAGGTGGAACATGAGCAGGCTCGGCTCAGCCTGCAGGAGAAGCGGGAGGAGGTCCGGAGGCTGCAGCAG GCCCAGGCGGAAGCCCAGAGGGAGCATGAAGGCGCTGTGCAGCTGCTGGAG TCTACCCTGGATTCCATGCAG GTCCGGGTCCGGGAGCTGGAGGAGCAGTGTCGCAGCCAGACTGAGCGCTTCAGCCTGCTGGCGCGGGAGCTCCAGGCCTTCCGCCTGCACCCTGGCCCCCTGGACCTGCTCACCTCCGCCCTGGGCTGCGGTGCCCCGGGGGACAGCCCGCCACACCCCTGTTGCTGCTCCACCCCGCAGCCCTGCCGCGGATCCGGCCCCAAAG ACCTCGACCTCCCACCAGCCTCCCCGGGACGCTGCACCCCGAAGTCTTCCGAGACTGCCTCTGCCACCCTTGCTGGGGTCTCCCGAAGGACGCCAGCCAAGAGGGCAGAGTCTCTGTCCAACTCCTCTCGCTCTGAGTCCATCCACAACAGCCCCAAGTCCTGCCCGACCCCCGAG GTGGACACAGCCAGTGAGGTGGAGGAACTGGAGGCAGACAGCGTCTCGCTGCTCCCGGCAGTGGCAGAGGGCGGCCGGGGCGGAGCCAGGGTCCAGGTCTTCCTAGCTCGCTACAG CTACAACCCCTTCGAGGGCCCCAACGAGAACCCAGAGGCTGAGCTGCCGCTGACCGCCGGCGAGTACATCTACATCTACGGCAGCATGGACGAGGATGGCTTCTTTGAAG GGGAGCTCATGGATGGCCGGCGGGGCCTGGTCCCTTCCAATTTTGTTGAGCGCGTGTCCGACGACGACctgctggcctccctgcctccggAGCTGGCTGACTTGTCCCACAGCTCAGGCCCCGAGCTCAGTTTTCTGAGCGGTGGCGGAGGCGGCAGCAGTAGTGGGGGCCAGAGCAGCGGGGGACGCAGCCAGCCCCGACCAGAGGATGAGGCGGCCGGGGAGGTGCCCAGCCCGAGCCCCCCGCCAGAGGGCCTGGGGGAGCCCCCTGCCGTGCCTTACCCCCGCCGCCTGGCCGTCCTGAAGCAGCTGGCCCACAGCGTGGTGCTGGCCTGGGAGCCGCCTCCTGAGCGCGTGGAGCTGTGTGGCTACCATGTCTGTGTGAATGGGGAGCTGCGGCAGGCCCTGGGGTCCGGGGCGCCCCCCACGGCTGTGCTGGAGAACTTGGACCTGCAGGCGGGGCCCCTGCGGGTCTCTGTGCAGGCCCTGACCAGCCGGGGTGGCTCCGACCCTCTGcgctgctgcttgctgctgggGGCCCGGGCCCGCGTGGCTCCTAGCCAGCTGCGGGTCCATCGGCTGACCGCCACATCTGCCGAGATCGCCTGGGTGCCCAGCAACAGCAGCTTGGCCCACGCCGTCTACCTCAACGGGGAAGAATGTCCCCCTGCCCGCCCCAGCACCTACTGGGCCACCTTCTGCCACCTGCGGCCTGGTACCCTCTATCAGGCCCGAGTGGAGGCTCAGCTCCCTCCTCGAGGGTCCTGGGAACCAGGCGGGGAGAGGCCAGAGCCACGGGCTGCCACCCTGCAGTTCACCACGCTGCCAGCAG GCCCACCTGACGCCCCCCTGGATGTGCAGGTTGAGCCAGGGCCCTCCCCTGGGATCCTGATCATCAGCTGGCTCCCAGTGACGATTGATGCGGCTGGCACCTCCAACGGTGTCCGGGTCACAGGCTATGCCGTTTATGCTGATGGGCAGAAG ATCATGGAGGTGGCCTCGCCCACGGCGGGCAGCGTGCTGGTGGAGCTGGCgcagctgcagctgctgcagGCATGCCGTGCAGTGGCTGTGCGCACCATGTCGCCCCACGGCGAGTCGGCGGACTCCCTCCCAGCTCCCGTCCCCCCCGCCCTGCCTGAGGCCTCCTGGCCGGCCAGGGTCCCCTGTGCCTGCCCACGACCGGGCCCAGAGGCCAGACCGCCCCTTGCTCCAGCCTCCCCGGGGCTGGGGGATCCCAGCTCTCATCTCCGGTACCCCGACCCCCGTGGAGCTCAAGAGCCCCCGGGCGCCCCTCCAGCCAGCCCTCCCAGAGAAATGGCAGGAGGATCCTCAGAGGAGCCCCCAGCGCCTGTCTCGCAG GAGCAGGCTGGGGCGGCTGTGCTGGGTGCCTCTGGGGATGGGAAGGCCAGTGAGCCCGTCTTGGGAGAGTGCGTTCCTGGCCCTGCCACCTCCTCCGTGGCCAAGGAGGACACTGAGCAGACCGCGGGAGAGGCCTGCCTGGCACCCGGCACCACCCAGGGAGCGTTGGCCCAGAGGCTGCCCTGTGCCCAGGCCTGCCGTGGAGGAGACGCAGGGTCCGGGCTGAGGCCCAGGGCTGAG GAGGATGCAGCTGAGCTGGGGGTCCGTCCGGGGAACTCCCTTGTGGACCAGGGCCGCAACTCGGATCTGTCAGACAtccaagaagaggaggaggaggaggaagaagagctgAGTGTCATCACCTGCTCCTTCCCGAAGCAGGTGGCTGGCCACAGCATCGGGGGGCAGGGGGCCAAG ccccagccccagcccgacCCCTTCTGTGAGACCGACAGCGACGAGGAGATCTTGGAACAGATCCTGGAGCCGCCCCTCCAGCACTTCCGCAGCAAGAAGCTGTTTAGCATCcccgaggaagaggaggaggaggaggcggaggaggaggaggaggaggaggaggaggccgagGCCGGAGAGGCcgtgaaggaggagaaagggccaGGGGCAGGGTCTGCGTCCAGAGACCCCGGCCCGCCTGCACCCCTGCCTCCGGGTCTGGGCTGCGACGGCGCGCGGCCCCGCGGACCTGGCCTCTGCGCTTCGTCCCCCCAGCCCTGTAGGGCTGGGGACCGCCCAGAGGACCCGCTGGGACTGGTCGGTGGCAGCAGCTGGAGGAAAGGAAGTGGCTCCCCCGAAAAGCCCCCTGGCCGCAGGCGGTCCCCGGATCCCCGGGAACACTGCAGCCGGCTTCTCAGCAACGGCGGCGGCGGGTCCCAGGCCCCCGGCCGAGCACCGGGCCCTGCACGCGAGAGGGGCGGCCCCGCTGCGGCCGAGGGCCCCAGGGCTCCGCCAGACGCCGGCGGGAGGGCGCGGCCCGCCCCCTCGAGGAAGTGCCCCCGGGGACGGGCCCCGGAACCGGAACCGGGCCTGGCCAGCTGCCTCTCCCCCAAGTGCTTGGAAATCAGCATCGAATATGACTCTGAGGATGAGCAAGAGACGGGCGGCGGGGACATGAGCATCGCCAACTCCGGCTGCCTCGGAgatggggaggcctggggtgcagcCCCCGTGGGAAGGCCCAGGGCACCTCCGAAGGCCGGTTCAGGCCCCCACCCCTATCCGTACTCCCCGGCCTGGGAGAAGGGGGAGCCGGAACGGAGAGGCCGCAGTGCGACCGGCAGAGCCAAGGAGCCGCCCGCCCGG GCAGCAGAGTCTGGAGAGCCCAGAGGGCTGGAAAGCCCAGGGCAGAGCGGCTCCCAGCGGAGAAGGGGCTGGGCCCCCAGGCCAGGCTCCACAGAGCTGG CTCCCCCGAGGAGCCCTCCAGAAGCATCCCTGGCCCTCCGGGACCTCCCTGTCAGGGTCTTTGTGGCTCTGTTTGACTACGACCCCGTGTCAATGTCAcccaaccctgatgctggggaagaggaGCTCCCGTTCCGGGAGGGCCAGATCCTGAAG GTGTTTGGAGACAAAGATGCAGATGGCTTCTaccagggtgagggtgggggccgGTGGGGCTACATCCCCTGCAACATGGTGGCTGAGGTGGCCGTGGACAGCCCTGCGGGGACACAGCAGCTGCTCCAGCGGGGCCATCTGTCCCCAGAGGTTCTCGCCGAGGGCTCAG GGAACGGCCTCTTCGTCTACTCTGCAGCCCATACTGCCGGGCCTCCCCCCAAGCCCCGCCGCTCCAAGAAAG CTGAGTGGGAAGGGCCCGCCCAGCCCTGTGcag GGCCCCCTGCGCTGGCCTCTTCTGCTGGCCTGAAAGCTCCCCATTCCATGGTGGCCGCGTTTGACTACAACCCCCGGGAGAGCTCTCCCAACATGGATGTGGAG GCAGAGCTGCCCTTCCGGGCAGGGGACGTCATCACTGTGTTCGGGGCCATGGACGATGACGGTTTCTACTAT GGGGAGCTGAatggacagcggggcctggttcCATCCAACTTCCTGGAGGGCCCTGGGCCTGAGGCAGGCGGCTCAGACAGGGAGCCTGGGGCAGCCCCATCCGAGGGCCAG AGAACGAGGAGGAGAAGAGTCCAGTGCTAG